The window CGGTCTCCAGGAGGGTCAGCCCGCCGGCCGTCAACCGCTCACCCACAATGCGCAGTTCGGGCTCCGCCTGTACGGCGACGTCGAGCCGTACGGGACCCTCGGGGCCGTCCGCCGTGCAGCCGATGCGGAAGCCGCGCCGCCGCTGGGCGTCGGGGCGGGCCCGTTCCGGCACGCACGCGACCGGGTCCGGGAACACCTCGTCCAGTTCGGCGCCGCCGCCTAGCCGGGCGAGTGCCTCGTACGCCCGCAGGGCACTCGATTTGCCGCTGCCGCTGGGGCCGGTGAAGAGGCTGAGCGGTCCGAGCGGGAATCCGGCGCGGCGGTGCGCGGCGAACGCGGTGAGCCGCAGTTCGACGACGCTCGGCCGGTCCGGACGTGCCTCGGCCTGCGCGCGGGACCCTAGAGATGACACGGTCATATCCGGACGGTAGGACTCCGCGACCAGGCGGAACCGTTTCGTCCGCGAAACCTTCCTACGAACGGGGTACCGATCGAGGGTTGACATCCCGATCCGTCGGAAAACACGCCTCGGAATCACGCCCGCGTGCAACACCTCGCGCGTCACGCCCCCGGACCCGGAATCACGCCCCGCGCACAACACTCGGCGCGTCACACCCCAGAGTCGCACTCCGAAAGTCGGGCCCCGTGCGTCACACCCCGGGAATCCCCGCCCCCTCCATCAGCCCCCGCACCTCGGTTCCCGGCGGCGTGAGCAGGAAGACATTCCGGTCGACCCGATGCATCCCGCTCGCGAGGCCGAAGACGACACCCGTACTGAAGTCGAGTACGCGCTTGGCGACGTCCGTCTCGGCGCTGGTGAGGTCCAGGAGGACCGGGATGCCGGCCATCAGGGTCTCGGCGACCTCGCGGGCGTCCGCGAAGACATTGACCCGGAGCACCACGAAACGGCGTCGCGCCTCGGTCTCGGCCTCCGGTATCGCCCGGTGGCCGACCGCCGAGGGCCAGGCGTCGCGACCACGCAGCGGTACGACCTGGGCGAGTCCTTCCCACTGTTCATCGGTGACGTCGTGGCTGTTCACCGGTTCCCCCCGACCTGACTCGCACTGATTGCCTGCACCGGGCAATTCTTGCGCATGATCACCCGTTCGGCCCAATGCGACACGGTCCGCGGCGGACCGCGCCCCTATGCGTCCCCTCACACCCCTGTCACGCCTCCGGGTCCCCTCACACCTCGCCGACGGCGGCTGTGTGGCGCGTGTAACTCCTCAAGATCGCGTCACGTGACACAGGCGTAACGGGCAATTCGTACGCTCATGGACCGAGGTCTTCCTCGGAGAAGCTCGGAATGGCTCGGAAAGGCCGGAGAAAGGCAGCGTGTGAGCACCACCTCCCCCACGTCGCAGGTGCGCACGGTCTGCTCGTACTGCGGTGTGGGCTGCGGCATGGTCCTCGACATCGGGATGGGCCCCGACGGACGGCGTACGGTCCTGAAGGCGTCCGGGGACAAGGCGCATCCGGCGAACCGCGGCCGGCTGTGCACGAAGGGCGCGACCACCGCCGACATGCTCGCCGCGCCGGGACGGCTGACCAGAGCCCTCGTACGGGACGACCGCGGGGCGGAGCCGGGGCCGGCGCCCGTGGACGCGGCGATCGCCGAGACCGCGCGGCGGCTGCGCGCGATCATCGACGAGCACGGTCCCGATGCCTTCGCCTTCTACGTCTCCGGGCAGATGAGCCTGGAGGCCCAGTACCTGGCGAACAAGCTGGCCAAGGGCTTCGTACGGACGAACCAGATCGAGTCGAACTCGCGGCTGTGCATGGCGAGCGCGGGCACCGGCTACAAGCTGTCGCTCGGGGCCGACGGGCCGCCCGGCTCGTACCAGGACTTCGAGAAGGCGGACGTCTTCCTCGTCATCGGCTCGAACATGGCCGACTGCCACCCGATTCTGTTCCTGCGGATGATGGACCGGGTGAAGTCGGCGGGCGCGAAGGTGATTGTCGTCGACCCGCGGCGCACCGCCACCGCCGACAAGGCCGATCTGTACCTGCGGATCAGGCCG is drawn from Streptomyces liliifuscus and contains these coding sequences:
- a CDS encoding cell division protein SepF, with the translated sequence MNSHDVTDEQWEGLAQVVPLRGRDAWPSAVGHRAIPEAETEARRRFVVLRVNVFADAREVAETLMAGIPVLLDLTSAETDVAKRVLDFSTGVVFGLASGMHRVDRNVFLLTPPGTEVRGLMEGAGIPGV